The Niallia alba genome includes a window with the following:
- the rny gene encoding ribonuclease Y, whose product MDLITLISILLILIVIAVVGFVVYFIRKSNANAKISNATMTAEQIIENAKREADALKKEALLEAKDEIHKLRSEAELEVRDRRNELQKQENRLLQKEENLDRKGEALDKRESVLEKRDDSLNKRQQHMEEMESKVDEMVRKQQTELERISGLTREEAKSIILERTEQEVAHDIAIMIKESDTRAKEEADKKAKEILSLAIQRCAADHVAETTVSVVNLPNDEMKGRIIGREGRNIRTLETLTGIDLIIDDTPEAVILSGFDPIRRETARLALDKLVQDGRIHPARIEEMVDKARREVDEHIREIGEQTTFEVGVHGLHPDLIKILGRLKFRTSYGQNVLKHSMEVAQLSGILAAELGEDQTLARRAGLLHDIGKAIDHEVEGSHVEIGVELATKYKEHPVVINSIASHHGDTEPTSIIAVLVAAADALSAARPGARRETLENYIRRLEKLEEISESYDGVEKSFAIQAGREIRIMVKPDLVDDLESHRLARDIRKKIEEELDYPGHIKVTVIRETRAVEYAK is encoded by the coding sequence ATGGATCTAATAACACTCATCTCCATTTTGCTTATTCTAATCGTTATTGCCGTTGTTGGCTTTGTCGTATATTTTATTCGAAAGTCCAATGCTAATGCAAAAATTAGCAATGCAACCATGACTGCTGAACAAATTATTGAAAATGCAAAGCGTGAAGCAGACGCATTGAAAAAAGAAGCTTTGTTAGAAGCAAAGGATGAGATTCACAAGCTTCGTAGTGAAGCAGAACTAGAAGTTCGTGATCGAAGAAATGAACTACAAAAACAAGAAAATCGTTTATTGCAAAAAGAGGAGAATCTTGATCGCAAGGGAGAAGCGTTAGATAAACGTGAATCGGTTTTAGAAAAGAGGGACGATTCTCTTAATAAAAGACAACAGCATATGGAAGAGATGGAAAGCAAAGTGGACGAGATGGTTCGCAAGCAGCAAACAGAACTAGAGCGCATTTCTGGCTTGACTCGAGAAGAGGCTAAGTCCATCATTTTAGAGCGTACAGAGCAAGAAGTTGCTCATGATATTGCGATAATGATTAAAGAAAGTGATACTAGAGCAAAAGAAGAAGCAGATAAAAAGGCTAAAGAAATTTTGTCACTTGCAATCCAACGATGTGCAGCTGATCATGTTGCAGAAACTACAGTTTCCGTTGTTAACCTTCCAAATGATGAAATGAAGGGTCGAATTATTGGTCGAGAAGGACGTAATATTCGCACACTTGAAACATTAACAGGAATTGACTTAATTATTGATGATACACCAGAAGCAGTTATTCTATCTGGTTTTGATCCAATAAGACGCGAAACTGCAAGACTTGCGTTAGATAAGCTCGTTCAGGATGGTCGTATTCATCCAGCTCGTATTGAAGAAATGGTTGATAAAGCACGTCGAGAAGTGGATGAACATATTCGTGAAATCGGGGAACAAACTACGTTTGAGGTCGGTGTTCATGGGTTACATCCAGATTTAATCAAAATCCTTGGACGTCTAAAATTCCGTACAAGCTATGGACAAAATGTATTAAAGCACAGTATGGAAGTGGCACAATTATCAGGAATCTTAGCTGCTGAACTAGGGGAAGATCAAACCCTTGCCCGCAGAGCCGGCTTACTACATGACATTGGTAAAGCAATTGACCATGAAGTAGAGGGAAGCCATGTGGAAATTGGGGTTGAGCTTGCTACTAAGTATAAAGAACATCCTGTTGTAATCAATAGTATCGCATCCCATCATGGTGATACGGAACCAACTTCAATCATCGCTGTACTAGTAGCTGCTGCTGACGCACTTTCAGCTGCAAGACCAGGGGCGCGAAGAGAAACATTAGAAAACTATATTCGCCGTCTGGAAAAACTAGAAGAAATTTCAGAATCTTATGATGGAGTAGAGAAATCATTCGCTATTCAAGCAGGTCGTGAGATTCGAATCATGGTGAAACCAGATCTTGTAGATGATTTAGAGTCTCATCGATTAGCTCGCGATATTCGTAAGAAAATCGAAGAAGAACTTGATTATCCAGGTCATATAAAAGTAACCGTTATTCGGGAAACAAGAGCGGTTGAATATGCAAAATAA